The window TCACCTTCAACATCGTTTGCGGTGTTGTCGCCCAATTCAGTTTGGTCTGCGCCGTTATAAATATAAACACTTGCCGCTGGCAGTGATGTGTCTTCAGGTGGCGTTTGCGTACAATCGTAACCAAGCTCTGCAACCGTACCTTCTAAGTGACCAATTTCATTGTTATCAACTAAACGAACACCACGAGGTTTAACAAAGTAGTTATCCTGGCCAACAGGATCTGTCATGCCTTTACGAAGATCAAATTCTAACGTGAAGCTTACATTACCGCCCTGCGCTACGGTAAAACCATCTAGTTTTAACTCGTTAGATGGAACAACAACATCAATTTTCTGCTCTGGAGAGATTTCATTGCCAACTTCATCGTACACGGCATCTTTAATTGCAAACGAGCCTTCACTTAAAACAAAGCGCATTTGATTATACTTGCCCGCTTCGATTTCAATGTTATTAATCAAAGTAAGCGCATCATCACCGGTGTAATCGAGTAAATTGATACCAACGCTATTCACCGCATCTGGACAAACGCTGTTAGCGTTAATCATTTCCGGATGTTCACCAACGATAAATTCTGTTTTGCCACCTTCACCGTTTAACTCTACGCGGTTAAAACACAAGGTAACATTGCTAACACCATTTACCGGTGCATCACTGATCGCTAGAGAAAACGTAGCAGGGTCATCAGAGTCGCTGCCACAACCAGCTAAAGATAAAGAAGCCGAAAGTGCTACGGCCAGGGCGATTTTGGTTTTAGAGAAAAACATAGTTTTGCCTTTTATTATTCTACCGTTACCGCAAGTTGATTGGTTTAGCTCGGGTAACGTAATTGCACATCTTCTGTTCACCAGTATGGTATCTTGAGCGATAACAAACCATGCAAGCAGAGAAACTTTCGGGGCAAGATTAGTTCACTTTAAATGACATCTTCTGTTGATGTCAAAAACTTTTATGTGACTATTTGTACGTTGATTCTAAGTCGAACAGTCTGCTTAAATAACCAGCAAACGAATTGCATTTGTTAAGTTATTTATAATATTTCAGCATCGGTTACGAGAGGAATCTTCTCGCTTTGAGTTGCCAGTCGCGTTTTGAAGCCTTGCTGATGCATTGCATTAAATCAAAGTCGATATCATCAATGGCAAGGTTGGTCCTGACTTCCTCTAACAATGAAACCCAAAGCTTGGCGGTCATTTGTGCATCGAATAACGCACGGTGAAAATCGCCAGATTCATTGAGGTTTTTGTAGGAAACTAAAGTGCCAAGGCGGTGATTTGGGGCTTCACTAAATACCCGTCTTGAGGTTAACAGGCTGCAGGCAAACTGCCCACGGTAGTCTCGATTGATTAGTGAGAATTCACTGTCGAGAAACTTTTTATCAAACGATGCATTGTGAGCCAGCAGATTATCATCCCCGAGGAATTGCCAGAACGCTTCCATCA is drawn from Thalassotalea sp. PS06 and contains these coding sequences:
- a CDS encoding DUF4382 domain-containing protein, giving the protein MFFSKTKIALAVALSASLSLAGCGSDSDDPATFSLAISDAPVNGVSNVTLCFNRVELNGEGGKTEFIVGEHPEMINANSVCPDAVNSVGINLLDYTGDDALTLINNIEIEAGKYNQMRFVLSEGSFAIKDAVYDEVGNEISPEQKIDVVVPSNELKLDGFTVAQGGNVSFTLEFDLRKGMTDPVGQDNYFVKPRGVRLVDNNEIGHLEGTVAELGYDCTQTPPEDTSLPAASVYIYNGADQTELGDNTANDVEGETQPLASAGVFYNEDTSMYEYEIGFLLAGDYTLALSCDTVDDPEMDDELTFVEQRNVSIMVDETTVADFAGN
- a CDS encoding PolC-type DNA polymerase III; the protein is MTDIFADDLVVLDFETTGLSPDNGDRAIEIGAVRLRKGQPVETFQALMNPGRRVNSFIEQYTGITNTMLADAAPNGEVMEAFWQFLGDDNLLAHNASFDKKFLDSEFSLINRDYRGQFACSLLTSRRVFSEAPNHRLGTLVSYKNLNESGDFHRALFDAQMTAKLWVSLLEEVRTNLAIDDIDFDLMQCISKASKRDWQLKARRFLS